The nucleotide sequence TCATATATTACCTATGAAAAGCAATTAACTGTACAATTCCTTCATTTTAGGGGGAATCTGTGAAATATTTTCTGGATAACTTGGATAAACTTGGAGAACAAGTAAGTGTAACTTCATTGATTTTTAAAGCAGTCTGGTATGTTTGGAATGTTTTTACTTATTTTACAGCTTGTAACAGTTGAAAGTTAATTTATATTGCAAATTAAAAGTGAGAAAACATGCCAACAAACTGCTTATGTGGTGTTTGTGTTCAATAGTCATTGGCATCCTCTACTAAGCTTCCTCCATTGACTCAGAGTGCTATGGTTGATGCTAATAGTGTTTTTTGTCTGCTCAAATTGCATGTTGCCCAGTTCTTGGGAAGCTCTAAAACACAGTAAAGCGAATAACAGCGTCTTCAGGGCCACAGTTTCCATCAGGATTATAGAATTGTTTATAAACTCCAAAGGCATACAAAAAAGGTGGAAGCTAACACAGgccttggcttagtgttatgggCAAACCAGTGCTCACGGTTTGTTTTATCTCTAAACATTAATGGGTAAGCAAGGAGCAAAGCCTGACTTCTGTTTCtgatttgtttggagagaaacaaactacCAATGCAGGTTTGCATGTTAACACTAAGCCTAGGTTTCATGGTTTGTTTTTCACATCTCTAGGCTGGATGGAACGATGAAGCAGGAGCAATTTGAGCAGTGTGCTTTAGCACGTTGCTTATTCACGGCAAGCCGTGGCTtactgcaggggtaggcaacctaaggcctgggggccggatgcggcccaatcgccttctgaatctggcccatggatagTCCGGgaaccagcatgtttttacatgagtggaatgtgtccttttatttaaaatgcatctctgggttatttgtggggcataggaattcatttctttccccccccaaaaaatatagtccggcccaccacatggtagtaataataataataataataataataataatttatttataccccaccaatctggctggtcttccccagccactctgggcgacttccaaaaaaatattaaaatacagtaatacatcaaacattaaaagcttccttaaacagggctgccttcagatgtcttctaaaagtctggtagttgttgttctctttgacatctggtgggagggtgttccacagggcaggtgccactaccgagaaggccctctgcctggttccctgtaactgggcttctcgccagaaggccctcagtgctggacctcagtgtccaggtagaatgatgggggtggagacgctccttcagagggacggcggaccggcccacagctgaaaaaagttgctgacccctgacttactGCTTACCATGATGTGCAAATTGAGCCATAATCACTTTTCAGCCAGACTGTTCTGTTTTAAGTTGAGTTGGTTAATCTTGTGTAGTGGGAGTGAGCCTGTTGAATTGGGCTTTAGGCCCCAGCAGCAGCGAAGTCGTGAGAAGCGTCTTGGGAAGGAGGGGAAGCTCCCAGCATTTCTCAATCGTATCTTGCCTTCACATCAAGCAGCACACGCCTTTCTTCAGCTCCCGTGTTTGTCTTCCACATTCTTCTGCTTGTTAAGCAGCATTATTCTGGGCTTAGGTGTCCGCTTCTGAAAGATAAAGATCCTAAACTTGAACTACATTATCCAGAGAAGAAATAGCATTGCAAATCTGCATAGCCAAAAAGATTGAAAAGTAGCAAGCTGTGTCCTTTGCTGTCCATAAAACTCTTCTGTATTTCTTTTCTTGATTAGAACAAATCAACTAGGATATGTTAGCATTTTAattctgctttgcagaaaatgCTCCTGTTAGAAATCTTCAAGATGACAAGGTATAATTTGATCAGTCTCCACAGGGAAGAATTATATTTTTCTCTcaagtgcattgcagggggttgaagtagatgaccctgagggtcctttccaactttaaattctatgattttaagttgggggggggctttatttAATGTTCAGACACACTATTAGTTACTTAATAATATAGCTAACTTTGCAGGATGTTAGAAATTAGGTAAGTGCTTTCCTGAATAAAACACAATTATAGAAAATGGttcccttctctccctgcccccaataaTTTCTCTTTCTGAAACCATATATTTGTCACTGAAAACTGTTTAATCAATTAAATGAGATAAACTTAGAATGGTATCATTCTCATTATACTTTTGGCACTGTATCATACACGCAACTActgagttatttttttaaaaacaaaaacatttagataacaaaggatgataaaatcttttctgtttcaaacattccAGGGCAGTTCATTTTAATGTTCAGTACCATTCACAGCACCTTAattaacttttgtttgtttgtttgtttcttaggaCTATCTTCCCTCCCAGCAAGATATTCTACTGGCACGAAGACCTACAAAAGGGATTCATGAGTATGATTTTGAGATTAAAAATGTTCCCTTCAAGATGGTTGATGTAGGTGGCCAAAGGTCAGAGCGAAAACGTTGGTTTGAATGCTTTGACAGCGTCACTTCTATATTGTTCCTGGTTTCATCGAGTGAATTCGACCAGGTACTTATGGAGGATCGACTAACAAATCGCCTTACAGAATCTCTGAACATTTTTGAAACTATAGTCAACAACCGGGTTTTCAGCAATGTCTCCATAATCCTCTTCCTAAACAAGACAGACTTACTTGAGGAAAAAGTGCAAAAAGTGAGCATCAAAGACTATTTCCCAGAGTTTGAAGGGGAtccccacaacttaacagacgtCCAAAAATTCCTGGTGGATTGTTTTCGCACGAAACGCCGggaccagcagcagcagaagccctTGTACAACCACTTCACCACTGCTATTAATACAGAAAATATCCGCCTGGTATTCCGTGATGTAAAGGATACCATCCTTCATGACAACCTCAAGCAACTCATGCTACAGTGATgcgcagcaacaacaaaaaactttgaTTTGTGTTAATAGTTTACAGCAGGAGTTGGAAAAAGGTCTTGTCCGACCTCACGATGTGTGGGGTAAAGCTGCTGCTGTTCCAGTTAATTGCCAACTTCTCTCAAAATTCAGGCTTAAATCTTTTCCGCTATATCTCGTGTCTTGAAAGAGTTTTCATTTCTTAACAGACCTCAACTTTTTTAAAGCTAACTCACAAGTTTTAACCCCTTCCCTCTTTTCAGCCTGACGAAGCCTGTACTCCAATAACAAGTAACTTGTAGACATGCAGTTTAAAGAATTTACTTCGGAAACTTGATTAAGTTTAAAAAGCAGTTTGGCATGTGAAAGGGCTATAGAAGAGATTTGTATAACTCTGGACTGCTCTCCAAGCTTGGCCAACCACCACCGTCAGTTCTTTGTGGCAAATAGCTCCACCCTGTCAAATAATTAAGCTGTCTTTGAAGTTTACAAATGCATTTTTGCTTCCATGCCAATATAGGATGTTCGCCAAATGGTACCAGAAAGGAGGTCCACCACCCGGGAATTTTTTAATCAAAAAGAATCATGCAAAGGGACTTCTGATCTTAATTGGTCGTTGTTAGATCATGTGgtttgacaaaaaaaaaatctatgctTTAAGTTTGGAACTAACTAGCTTAAATCGCACAGCTGTTTGCAGCTTTAGATGTCTGCCAGTTGCTGTGAATTAACTGTTTTAAGAATGTTccttgaggattttttttattgttgttgttcagttaGCTCATACATTATGGTTTGGATGATGGAGGAAACCAAGCAAGAGATTTGTTTCTGTTAAGCAGCAGCAGTGTTTATAGATGTCAGGTGCATCTatagtgttgacaatactgagaaTGCACATCACTGTATTAATATACAGGACTGAATATTATATTGCTGGCCAAAAATGCAGAAAGTGATTATCAAACATTATAAGGGAACTGAATGATAACCTTGAAATGCCATATTGCAAGACAGTGAAATTTTAAAAGGCCTCCACTTTCCACCTCAGTTGCTGCACACCTCAATAACTCAGCCTTGTAAACACCTCCTTCACTGAAAACACAACAGTTTTGTGGAACTAACTGCCTTTTTTCATCTCAATTCTGAGGAGGCTAGTGACATTTTCAATTTCTCAGGTGTTGGTTTAAAAGCCCATATGCTACTAGTTACTCTGGGTTTCCAAGATAACTGTAAACATAACTTTATGCTATGCTTTAAAGGGAACATCTACAAAAGCAATGGATACTTATGCCTGTTCTAACGCTTTACTCTCATAAATGTTTTAATGGTTAACATGATCAGAGATTAGCAGCACagttccccctttttttgttacACAGGCCAAATTTGATGCATTGCTATTGTAATTCCGTAATCTTTGTGTAAGGAAGTCAGTCAGCAAAATCCATAGGTTTGAAACCAATTTAGTTTTGCTGTCTAGATCCAGGTAACTTGAGAGCTCGTGCCAATTAAGTGCTTTAATAGAACAGGCTCAGTGTGGAATAGTGAGCCTATTACAGCATCAGAaaacacatttctgcatcagaaaATTGATGCAGAATCCTTTAACCTAAAGTGCCTCTTAATTGCTTTTTCTTGCGGTGGCCTTAACACAAATGCCAATGTTTCAGATTGTGgccttttgtggggtggggtggggactccATTGCCAGGTTAAACTTAGCTACAGCACAGAGATGTTGCATATTTGCTagaaaatactaaaaataaaaatgaaaccacCCACTCAGATATTCTGAAGTGTAACAGTATAGGTGTAGGTGTTCTGAGGATAATATTTCTCCCACTCCTGTATTCTTTCAGGAGTCAATCAAAATCGGTATGCAAAGCGCTTTTTGCTAGTCTTCTAAGTAATATATAGTTAAGGGcagtatttgtttttaaatgtgttaaCAAATCATGATTTATGTGGAACTACAAGCAAATAGGAAGAAACAAAATGGTTTCATTGGCTCAGTTTTATAATATTGCTAATGGGTATAGTTTTTAAAGTGCGTGGTGCACAAATTTCCCATTGTACTCCAGAAAAATGGCTAGAAGTGGAGAGATTTGGAGTATTTGGCTTTTTTAACCAAAAGGagacatttgggggtggggctgcAAATTTAATTAAGGGaactggggaggagaggggtggtCCTTTCCCCGCTGGCAGCTTTCTCACTCAGTCTCACACATACACAGCTGCTTTTCCTCCACAGCTTGGTGGTGGGGGTGGAATTTTGATAGGAAAATCAGCTAGAGGGAAAAGAGTGAAGCAGCCCCTGGCTACTCATCTGCTTAACCTTTCATGGCAACTTCAAAAAAAGTCATGGGAAAGATACACACAACTGTgtgtcatgtctagtttggtagaaccttacattttcaGATGTCACTTTCAAATGCAGGGCTGGTTTGCAAGAACACTTTTTCTCAAGTGTCGTTTAACAAAATGCTTCCAAAATGCTTCTGCAAATTCCGGGATTTGTACTTAAGTAAAATTAGAGGTTTGTTTTCATTCTAACCTCCGTGGAATAAACATGGAGTGATCTTGCATATAATATTTTAGACTgtaacaaaaatctgaaataaaacattgaatgtcaaaattcttttaaaaatgcagtagaaaAATTAAGGCAATTGatctttttaaacaacaaaaaaccagtcTTAACTTTAGCCTCATGCCTTATTTTGGAGTAGCACTGTATAAACAGCCACTTTTCAAAGCTTAAGGAACCCTCTTTTCTCACTGAAGGTGCAGGATGGGACTACTGCTGCCCCACTCTCAGGCTTCTTGAAAAGTTCACTGCAGTGTGGGAGAGCAGTTTGAAGAACCCAAAAACTAGAGGGAGACTTTGAAAACAGCCTTTGAAGACAAGGTGACGGTTGCACACTCTCAAGATGCTTTTCACTTAAACCAAATGTGATTTTCTTGTAAGATTATTTGGAAACTTATCTTAAGAAGAAGCCTAGGTTGAATCCAGACTTGGTCATAGTTGGAAAATTATGGGACTCTTCCCAtaaagatttcagtggatctgttctaagcatgactaagtccACATCCAATTCATTGGCAGCAAATTCTTGCTTGAGCCCCTGATTAGATTTTCTTTGTGCTAGATTCAACTGCACAAAGACCAGGTTTTTTTAATAGGCCTTTTTCTGGTACCACAACAAAGACATCCCTAAGACCAGACTTGTAAAGATGACACAGCATTGCAATACTGCCATTTGCAGTTTTCTTTTATCTTGTACTTGAAAGCAAATTGCCACTTATTTAAAACTGCTTTCTCATTCTTCAAGAACATTGAGAGCTTACATTCTAGAAACCTTTTCTCTAAAAATATATTTGGTAACAACCTCACATAATATTTATCTAATGAAACCAGGATTTGTATTAGCTTTGTATAAATGTGGGGTGTTTTGTggctttacattttttttatatttgtaaCTTTTGTAACTTTCCAGGGACTAAGAGAATCtgctactttgtaaaaaaaaaatccctcttgCCTTAGTTCAGCATCAGCAATAAATTATTTCTAAAGAAGGTCTTAAAGGCATAATTTTAAAATGGTTCGGTTACTAATAGACAAAAGCCTCTTTGAGATTTACGTTGCTCTCTGTACATACATTGCAGGTGTTCCAACTATTAATATTTGCCTTATGTAAATTACTGACGGTAAATAAACAATATACATCCTCACTGTGCATATGGAGTTTGTATCTTTGTATTAGATTGAGGTTTTATAACTTGCTGGCAATGCAGCCAGATTTTGACAACTGCCTGTCTTTGAAACATTTAAAATTCTAACGTATGTGGAACTTAATTGTATTTTGTGGGTTTGCGTTGTCTTCTCTAGCTGCAAAGTAATCAACTCTGTGCACTCTTGACATTGGAAAAATAAGTGTCATTTTAGAGTTCTGACACACTCAAGTGTCCAAAAGTTAAGGGAAAATTTTACTAAACATTGAATCTCATCCTATACAATTCTGGAAAAGAATTCAAAGAAGAGAGACAGAAACATAAAGGGTTGGAAGCTCCCATATTGAAATACAGAATTttggtgtaatttggaatttatttggaagaggaaaataGTGGGAAGAGTAGAAGCACAGAGAGTGAAGTGAGGGCTTGCCAAGGCTGGAATGTTAAAAAGAATTCTGATTGTATTAGTGCTGGGTTTTATATTCTGCAGTCCAAGGCATTTTGTAGGCATGACTACTATCTCCATTATTTCACTTTTCACATTATGTCACTAGCAGTGCAGTCCTAACCTTGATAACTTGCAAGTAATTCCTATTTAAGTTTTATtctacataggattgcagcatgtAGTAGTTATTCTCAAACATGTGCTGGTGTCACGTTGCCCAAAACAAACAAGTATTTAGAAGCAGTGCTTGATCCTTGCCTATAAAAGGAAAACTTTCAGATGGCAGTCTGCACAATAGTATTAGCATGTTGACTTAGCAGAGTAATAGAGCTACTTAGAAACCAATAGGTCAGTGTTAGGAAAGAGCTTTATGGTCTCTATTTACGGGATACATCCATGTGACTTGATTTGAAGTTCGTTCTTTTCCCCAAGAAGCCCTCTACGTGTTGAGTGAAATTTCTCAAGCCTTCCTTCCTCTGAAAGTAGTTTTAAGGTTGCACAATGAGCAGAAAAAAGTGGAAGAGCAATCcttttgtgacgttttgctaAACGCTTATTGAGTGGCCTCATTGTGGTAGTGCATTCCTAATTCCGGTCAGGATTATCAGAGCTGAAATGAAGTttcaacttgtgtgtgtgtgtgtgtgtgcgtgcgcgtgcGTGCGCTTGTTTTAATTCATACCTCTTCTATACACAGTCCAGGATGgcattttttgttgtttgttgttgtttagtcgtttagtcgtgtccgactcttcatgaccccatggaccagagcacgccaggcactcctgtcttccactgcctcccgcagtttggttaaactcatgctggtagcctcgagaacactatccaaccatctcgtcctctgtcgtccccttctccttgtgccctccatctttcccaacatcagggtcttttccagggagtcttctcttctcataaggtggccaaagtattggagtctcagcttcaggcctgttgtctttgtccatggagttttcttggcagggtactggagtggcttgccggttcctgctccagatggatcacgtttggtcaaaactctccactatgacctgtccatcttgggtgccctgcacggcatagttcatagcttctctgagttattcaagccccttcgccacgacaagacAGTGATCCCACGAAGGGGTAGATGGCATTTAAGCATTTGCAAATCTAGAAAATAAATGATCCGTGTAGTGTTTTGGACATGCAATAGTGTGGAATTAATACAACCAGCCAAATCATTCAGAGTTCAAATCTCCTGGTTGGCAGaggcaaaaggaagaaaagaaatgtccctttttccttgtgtgcagTCGCAAGAAAAGcccgttggatcaggccagtggcccatttggtccagcatcttgttctcacactggccaaccagatgtctatgggaaacctgcaagcaggaactgagtgcaagagcactctccctgccTGTAGTTTCCAGCTACTGGTATTTAGAAGAATACAGCCTCCAACCACAGGAGTCCTTTTTACCCAGACATAACCTCATTAGGAATTGCAGAAGAGCACTTTAGTTTTCCAGCTACCCTAGGCTAAAGCAATTGAGACATTTTGGCTGCATCCAATGAGTGTGCCTCCAGTGATGTTAAGGCTCTTTGATGCAGCAGCGC is from Podarcis muralis chromosome 2, rPodMur119.hap1.1, whole genome shotgun sequence and encodes:
- the GNA13 gene encoding guanine nucleotide-binding protein subunit alpha-13; this translates as MADFLPSRSPLSGCFPGCLLNSSEAEQQRKSKEIDKCLYREKTYVKRLVKILLLGAGESGKSTFLKQMRIIHGQDWDRAAREEFRATIYSNVIKGVRVLVDAREKLHIPWGNPSNQRNGDMLMAFDTRSGVVAHGMVETQVFLQFLPAIRSLWADSGIQHAYDRRREFQLGESVKYFLDNLDKLGEQDYLPSQQDILLARRPTKGIHEYDFEIKNVPFKMVDVGGQRSERKRWFECFDSVTSILFLVSSSEFDQVLMEDRLTNRLTESLNIFETIVNNRVFSNVSIILFLNKTDLLEEKVQKVSIKDYFPEFEGDPHNLTDVQKFLVDCFRTKRRDQQQQKPLYNHFTTAINTENIRLVFRDVKDTILHDNLKQLMLQ